Proteins from a single region of Rhea pennata isolate bPtePen1 chromosome 6, bPtePen1.pri, whole genome shotgun sequence:
- the NXPH2 gene encoding neurexophilin-2: MGPLPLVVLQSLLRLVFCDTNQVVQATDVLDWEDKDAAETLVDNVVHSRIINPLRLFVKPSPVLKHGQVSYSDSIENFWEWLSNITEVQESLARTKRRPIVKTGKFKKMFGWGDFHSNIKTVKLNLLITGKIVDHGNGTFSVYFRHNSTGLGNVSVSLVPPSKVVEFESSPQSTLETKESKSFNCRIEYEKTDRAKKTALCNFDPSKICYQEQTQSHVSWLCSKPFKVICIYIAFYSIDYKLVQKVCPDYNYHSETPYLSSG; the protein is encoded by the coding sequence GTATTTTGTGACACTAATCAAGTAGTACAAGCCACAGATGTGCTGGATTGGGAAGACAAGGATGCTGCAGAGACATTGGTTGACAACGTGGTCCACTCCAGGATCATCAATCCTTTACGTCTATTTGTTAAGCCATCTCCAGTGTTGAAACATGGCCAGGTGTCCTACTCGGACAGCATTGAAAACTTTTGGGAGTGGTTGTCCAACATCACGGAGGTTCAGGAATCTCTTGCACGAACTAAACGCAGGCCAATAGTAAAAACTGGGaaattcaagaaaatgtttGGATGGGGTGACTTCCACTCTAACATCAAAACTGTTAAACTGAACCTCCTGATCACAGGGAAAATCGTTGATCATGGCAACGGAACCTTCAGTGTTTATTTCCGACATAACTCGACAGGTCTCGGAAATGTTTCTGTAAGCCTGGTGCCACCTTCCAAAGTGGTTGAATTTGAATCATCTCCACAGTCGACTCTGGAGACCAAGGAATCCAAGTCCTTCAATTGTCGAATTGAGTATGAAAAAACAGACCGCGCTAAAAAAACTGCGCTGTGCAATTTTGACCCTTCAAAGATCTGCTATCAAGAGCAGACTCAAAGCCATGTCTCCTGGTTATGTTCTAAACCATTTAAAGTTATCTGCATTTACATTGCTTTTTACAGCATAGATTACAAACTGGTGCAAAAGGTCTGTCCTGATTATAATTACCATAGTGAGACTCCATACTTATCCTCTGGCTGA